Proteins found in one Magnetococcales bacterium genomic segment:
- a CDS encoding RluA family pseudouridine synthase, translating into MTEKNKGERREVQRIRVEADVAGMRLDRFIREQLPGVPMGAIQRFLRTGQVRVNGGRVKGHRRLETGEEVRLPPVHLEPLPDTRPRGLPKGVLQKLEAGIIYRDPHLLVLNKPAGLPVHGGSGQPWGVVDGLREIFANESGAGQPELVHRLDKGTSGCLLFGLDRPTVRALAESFREGRIKKEYLTLIRGHLKPGQGRIDLNLVKGVTRSGERMVVAGEEGSSAQTRYRVVKRFADSSLVAVGLDTGRTHQIRVHFQWLKHPLAGDSKYGDRDFNRSLRELGLKRIFLHAGRLSFTHPILKTSIQVEAPLDAPLQKVLEALSNRENSCSISGNCDMPVRKNRSGSRRKRS; encoded by the coding sequence ATGACTGAAAAAAATAAGGGTGAACGCCGGGAAGTGCAGCGTATCCGGGTAGAGGCGGATGTGGCGGGCATGCGCCTGGATCGTTTTATCCGGGAGCAGCTCCCAGGCGTGCCCATGGGGGCGATTCAGCGTTTTTTGCGCACCGGGCAGGTGCGGGTCAACGGCGGACGGGTCAAGGGTCATCGTCGCCTTGAAACCGGGGAAGAGGTACGCTTGCCTCCGGTGCATCTGGAACCTCTTCCGGATACCCGTCCCCGGGGCCTCCCCAAAGGGGTTTTGCAGAAACTTGAAGCGGGCATTATCTATCGGGATCCTCATCTATTGGTTTTGAATAAACCCGCTGGCCTGCCGGTCCATGGGGGCAGCGGACAGCCTTGGGGGGTAGTGGACGGCCTGCGGGAAATTTTTGCCAACGAATCCGGGGCAGGCCAGCCGGAGCTGGTCCATCGCCTGGATAAAGGCACCTCCGGATGTCTCCTCTTCGGCCTGGATCGCCCCACGGTTCGGGCTTTGGCGGAATCGTTCCGGGAGGGGCGGATCAAAAAGGAATATCTGACCCTGATTCGAGGACACTTGAAGCCGGGGCAGGGGCGTATTGATCTCAATCTGGTCAAGGGCGTCACCCGCTCCGGAGAGCGGATGGTGGTGGCTGGGGAGGAAGGCTCCTCTGCCCAAACCCGCTATCGGGTGGTGAAACGTTTTGCCGACTCCTCTCTGGTAGCGGTGGGGCTCGATACCGGCCGCACCCACCAGATCCGGGTCCACTTTCAGTGGTTGAAGCATCCCCTGGCCGGGGATTCCAAATATGGGGACCGGGATTTTAACCGTTCCTTGCGGGAGTTGGGGCTCAAACGGATCTTCCTGCATGCGGGGAGGCTCTCTTTCACTCACCCGATTTTGAAGACATCCATCCAGGTGGAAGCCCCCCTTGATGCCCCCCTGCAAAAGGTTCTGGAGGCGCTTTCCAACAGGGAAAACAGCTGCTCTATCAGCGGTAATTGTGACATGCCAGTGCGGAAAAACCGCTCTGGTTCCCGGAGAAAACGATCATGA
- a CDS encoding response regulator, with product MNILVVEDSITQGLLLKAILQKAGYRVTLARDGDEGLRLLHTLSLPDLVITDIRMPGIDGYELCHRIKSDPKLMQIPVMLLSGLAETEDILLGLEANADSYIIKPFDEEEIVRNVAQLVAVNTEEQAEESASRPPLSVQLHSGEHQIRSSRRQILNFLLSIYDNAIRRNTELTEIQAQLRVINEQLSERTQALEESETRFRSLVQTAPDIIYRIDKEGCFSFVNHAIRKLGYEPSELIGEHFSILIAPHQVDQVSRKKVLPDYKSRSDPPPAPPKLFDEKRTGSRKTMGLEVVLKTKSPGHEKVGRLETMDSSQLVVEVNSSGMYQISTDTPQGQFIGTVGIIRDITDRQRVAEALRMAKDEAVLANQAKSDFLSRMSHELRTPLNAILGFGQLLESDPEEPLSESQADSLEHILEAGRHLLELINEVLDLAKIEAGRAEVNPTRLNPAPILENCLTLTRTEAQKKFVALINRCESEQLPWIQGDKTRFKQVLLNLLSNAVKYNRVGGHVVVSHEETASRMLQITVTDTGQGIAEHLRPQIFEPFSRLNAESTDIEGTGIGLTITRKLIKMMHGEIGFDSEEGVGSRFWVRLPMADINDQEMGEMASVMDEKTVPTPLELPDEQTILYVEDNPSNARLMMRIIRRIPGMTCLQAETAEIGIEKAREALPQAIIMDINLPGMSGYDALKELKNMAETKHIPVIALSANAMPQDVENGLRAGFDKYLVKPLKVNEVLDALGEALDGHNG from the coding sequence ATGAACATCCTCGTCGTTGAGGACAGCATCACCCAGGGGCTCCTGCTCAAAGCCATTTTACAAAAGGCCGGGTATAGGGTCACTCTGGCCAGAGATGGTGATGAGGGGCTGCGCCTCCTCCACACCCTCTCCCTTCCGGATCTGGTCATCACCGATATCCGGATGCCGGGTATCGATGGCTATGAACTCTGCCATCGCATCAAAAGCGACCCGAAGCTCATGCAAATCCCGGTGATGCTGCTCTCGGGACTGGCTGAAACAGAAGATATCCTCCTCGGCCTCGAAGCCAATGCCGACAGCTATATCATCAAACCCTTCGACGAAGAGGAAATAGTCCGCAACGTAGCCCAACTGGTGGCTGTCAACACCGAGGAACAGGCCGAAGAGAGCGCAAGCCGCCCCCCCCTGTCGGTCCAGCTCCATTCCGGGGAGCACCAGATCCGATCCAGTCGCCGACAAATTCTCAACTTTTTGCTCTCCATCTACGATAACGCCATCCGCCGTAACACCGAGCTGACCGAAATTCAGGCCCAGCTGCGGGTGATCAACGAACAGCTCTCCGAACGCACCCAGGCCCTGGAAGAGTCGGAAACCCGATTTCGCAGCTTGGTGCAGACCGCCCCGGACATCATCTACCGCATCGATAAGGAAGGCTGTTTTTCCTTTGTCAATCATGCCATCCGCAAATTGGGGTATGAACCAAGCGAACTGATCGGAGAGCATTTTTCCATCCTCATCGCCCCCCACCAGGTGGATCAGGTTTCCCGAAAAAAAGTCCTGCCGGACTACAAAAGCCGTTCCGACCCCCCCCCGGCTCCCCCCAAACTGTTTGATGAAAAACGCACCGGGTCCCGCAAGACCATGGGCCTGGAGGTGGTACTCAAGACCAAATCACCCGGCCACGAAAAAGTGGGACGCCTGGAGACGATGGATTCCAGCCAGTTGGTGGTGGAGGTCAACAGCTCCGGCATGTATCAGATTTCCACCGACACCCCCCAGGGCCAATTTATCGGTACGGTCGGGATAATCCGGGACATCACCGACCGCCAACGGGTGGCTGAAGCCCTACGCATGGCCAAGGACGAGGCGGTACTGGCCAACCAGGCCAAGTCCGACTTTCTCTCCCGCATGAGCCACGAACTGCGCACCCCCCTGAATGCCATCCTGGGTTTTGGCCAACTCCTGGAGTCAGATCCCGAAGAGCCTCTCAGCGAAAGCCAGGCCGATTCCCTGGAACACATTCTGGAAGCGGGTCGACATTTATTGGAGTTGATCAACGAAGTGCTCGATCTGGCCAAGATTGAAGCGGGCCGGGCCGAGGTCAATCCCACCCGGTTAAACCCCGCCCCTATTTTGGAAAATTGCCTCACCCTGACCCGAACCGAAGCCCAAAAAAAATTTGTCGCCCTCATCAACCGCTGTGAGTCGGAACAGCTGCCCTGGATCCAGGGAGACAAAACCCGTTTTAAACAGGTGCTGTTGAACCTCCTCTCCAACGCGGTCAAATACAATCGGGTTGGGGGGCATGTGGTGGTGAGCCACGAAGAAACCGCCTCCAGAATGTTGCAGATAACGGTCACAGACACCGGCCAAGGCATTGCCGAACATCTGCGCCCCCAGATTTTTGAGCCCTTCAGTCGCCTCAATGCCGAAAGCACCGATATCGAAGGCACCGGTATCGGCCTGACCATCACCCGAAAACTGATCAAGATGATGCACGGGGAAATCGGTTTTGACAGCGAAGAAGGGGTAGGCAGCCGCTTTTGGGTTCGCCTGCCCATGGCCGACATCAACGACCAGGAGATGGGGGAAATGGCCTCGGTGATGGATGAAAAAACCGTTCCAACACCCCTGGAACTCCCCGATGAACAGACCATTCTCTATGTCGAAGACAACCCCTCCAACGCCCGCCTGATGATGCGCATTATCCGGCGGATTCCGGGGATGACCTGTCTCCAGGCCGAAACCGCCGAAATCGGCATCGAAAAGGCCCGGGAAGCCCTTCCCCAAGCCATTATCATGGACATCAACCTGCCCGGCATGAGCGGTTACGATGCCCTGAAAGAATTGAAAAACATGGCGGAAACCAAACACATTCCAGTGATCGCCCTTTCCGCCAACGCCATGCCCCAGGATGTCGAAAACGGCCTGCGGGCAGGATTTGACAAGTATTTGGTCAAACCATTAAAAGTAAACGAAGTTTTGGACGCTCTCGGCGAAGCTCTGGACGGCCACAACGGCTAG
- a CDS encoding Rne/Rng family ribonuclease, whose protein sequence is MTKRMVMDATHPEEVRVAIVQDNRLLDLDIETATKEQIKGNIYLGRVTRVEPSLQAAFVDFNGGRQGFLSVSDLHPKLYPVDEKKGRDTPPPPPEPLAAEEPTPWDEVEADEDEEEEDENNEPGNENKEEETKEKPTPSKTPRPPKSQHRRRRLPIQKILSANQTLLVQVVKEARGGKGASLTTNISLAGRYTVLLPENHGGGGISRKIQDPQERKELKKVVSSMEVPPEVSLIIRTAGLGHTKRDISRDMKYLLRLWRMIQEKSAKINAPALIHEEGDLIIRTIRDLYSSDMTEILIEGKEGYRRGKDFMRLLMPRYVKVVQQYKDPLPLFSRFQVENQIELMHERNIQLRSGGYLVIDITEALVTIDINSGRATREKDVETTAFKTNLQAVDEIARQLRLRDLGGLVVIDFIDMEEKKHNLEVEKRLKEAFKQDRAKIQLGRISQFGLFELSRQRLKPTFSETNRQECPRCQGLGTIRSVDSSAIHIFRLIEEEAGSGKQGQIYFRTPQDVANFLLNRKRNQLVQLEETFKVEIIIQGDANLETPLFKRDRPKGDATNGSGDQKSNKDRKGNKDNRGEKANKDNRGEKANKDNRGEKGSKGNKGNKGEKGNKSNRKENPAPQQPDAPEENKEGTSAEQEEKSGRKRRRRRRRKKSSGESKDGGQNSQSQSDQANQQPNQESPSSEPNAPEANQPPAHPGSGPQPVTPLGDPSPPPLPVSKDSEQADGKSDSAAPPAANNEAAAPPPSPAKTTGVPGLYVLNTPDKPVADAPPSAPPDDEAASPDAPPSAPPDDEAASTEAEDTEAKPRTASRSRRRRRRKPARERTEAEATDSSQPSSSENSEQTSGDSSNKEPPQEASPEQTPQEAPPEQTPQVADKTTAPQEAPREQTPQEAAKEQAPQVAPREQAPEEATQTLEQAPQVAAKEQAPSGKPSPAIEIDDDPPPF, encoded by the coding sequence ATGACCAAACGCATGGTTATGGACGCGACCCATCCGGAAGAAGTCCGGGTGGCGATTGTTCAGGATAATCGCCTTCTCGACCTCGATATTGAAACAGCCACCAAGGAACAGATCAAAGGTAACATATATCTGGGCCGGGTCACCCGGGTAGAACCCTCTCTCCAGGCCGCCTTTGTCGATTTCAACGGAGGTCGGCAAGGATTTCTTTCCGTATCGGATTTGCATCCCAAACTCTATCCCGTCGATGAAAAAAAAGGCCGGGACACCCCTCCCCCCCCTCCCGAACCCCTTGCCGCTGAAGAACCCACACCCTGGGATGAGGTGGAAGCGGACGAAGATGAAGAGGAAGAGGACGAAAATAACGAGCCTGGGAATGAAAACAAGGAAGAGGAAACCAAGGAAAAGCCTACTCCCTCCAAAACACCCCGCCCACCCAAATCTCAACACCGGCGGCGGCGACTACCCATCCAAAAAATTCTTTCCGCCAACCAGACCCTGCTTGTTCAGGTGGTCAAGGAAGCCCGGGGAGGCAAAGGGGCCTCTCTCACCACCAACATTTCCCTGGCCGGTCGCTATACCGTCCTGCTGCCTGAAAATCATGGTGGTGGTGGCATCTCCCGAAAAATCCAGGATCCTCAAGAGCGCAAAGAGCTGAAAAAAGTCGTCAGCTCCATGGAAGTCCCACCAGAGGTGAGCCTCATTATCCGCACCGCTGGCCTGGGCCATACCAAGCGGGACATCTCCCGGGACATGAAATATCTGCTGCGTCTGTGGCGGATGATCCAAGAAAAATCAGCCAAAATCAATGCCCCTGCCCTGATCCACGAGGAGGGAGATCTGATCATTCGCACCATTCGGGATCTCTACTCTTCCGATATGACGGAAATTCTCATCGAAGGCAAAGAGGGTTACCGTCGGGGCAAGGATTTCATGCGGCTGCTCATGCCCCGCTATGTCAAGGTGGTCCAACAATATAAAGACCCCCTGCCCCTCTTTTCCCGGTTTCAGGTAGAAAACCAGATCGAGTTGATGCACGAGCGTAACATTCAACTGCGCTCCGGCGGCTATCTGGTGATCGACATCACCGAAGCCCTGGTCACCATCGATATCAACTCCGGTCGGGCCACCCGGGAAAAAGATGTCGAAACCACCGCCTTCAAGACCAACCTCCAGGCAGTAGACGAAATTGCCCGACAGCTGCGCCTGCGGGATCTGGGCGGGCTGGTGGTGATCGATTTTATCGACATGGAGGAAAAAAAGCACAACCTGGAGGTCGAAAAACGGCTCAAGGAAGCCTTCAAGCAGGATCGAGCCAAAATCCAATTGGGCCGAATTTCCCAGTTTGGACTGTTCGAGCTTTCCCGCCAGCGGCTGAAACCCACCTTTAGTGAAACCAACCGCCAGGAGTGCCCCCGCTGTCAGGGTCTGGGCACCATCCGCTCGGTGGACTCCTCCGCCATCCACATCTTTCGCCTGATCGAAGAAGAAGCTGGCAGCGGCAAACAAGGGCAAATTTATTTCCGAACACCCCAGGATGTGGCCAATTTTCTTCTCAACCGCAAACGCAACCAGTTGGTACAGCTGGAAGAAACCTTCAAGGTTGAAATCATCATCCAGGGGGATGCAAACCTGGAGACCCCACTGTTCAAACGGGACCGCCCCAAGGGTGATGCAACCAACGGCTCCGGCGACCAAAAAAGCAATAAAGACAGAAAAGGCAACAAGGATAACCGGGGAGAAAAAGCCAACAAGGATAACCGGGGAGAAAAAGCCAACAAGGATAACCGGGGAGAAAAAGGCAGCAAGGGCAACAAGGGCAACAAAGGGGAAAAAGGCAACAAGTCCAATCGTAAAGAAAACCCTGCTCCCCAGCAGCCCGATGCCCCCGAAGAGAACAAAGAGGGCACCTCGGCGGAACAGGAAGAAAAGAGCGGTCGTAAACGCAGACGCAGGCGCAGGCGGAAAAAATCCTCTGGGGAAAGTAAGGATGGCGGCCAAAACAGCCAGTCACAATCCGATCAGGCCAATCAGCAGCCCAACCAAGAGAGCCCGTCATCGGAGCCAAACGCGCCAGAGGCCAACCAGCCCCCGGCACACCCCGGTTCCGGCCCCCAACCTGTCACACCCCTGGGAGATCCGTCCCCACCCCCCCTCCCTGTCAGCAAGGATTCTGAGCAGGCTGATGGAAAGTCGGATAGTGCTGCTCCCCCAGCTGCCAACAATGAAGCAGCTGCCCCACCTCCGAGCCCGGCTAAAACCACTGGAGTTCCCGGGCTTTATGTACTCAACACCCCGGACAAACCCGTAGCCGATGCGCCTCCCTCGGCCCCGCCTGACGATGAAGCGGCCAGCCCCGATGCGCCTCCCTCGGCCCCGCCTGACGATGAAGCGGCCAGCACCGAGGCAGAAGATACAGAAGCCAAACCCCGCACCGCCTCCCGCTCCAGACGTCGGCGTCGGCGCAAACCGGCTCGGGAGCGCACAGAGGCAGAAGCAACGGACTCTTCACAGCCATCCTCATCGGAAAATAGCGAGCAGACCTCAGGGGATTCCAGCAATAAAGAGCCCCCTCAAGAAGCGTCTCCAGAGCAGACCCCTCAAGAAGCGCCTCCAGAGCAGACCCCTCAGGTAGCTGACAAAACAACAGCCCCTCAGGAAGCGCCTCGTGAGCAGACCCCTCAGGAAGCCGCCAAGGAACAGGCCCCTCAGGTAGCACCTCGTGAGCAGGCTCCTGAAGAAGCCACCCAGACCCTGGAACAAGCCCCTCAGGTAGCTGCCAAGGAACAGGCCCCTTCTGGGAAGCCTTCCCCTGCTATTGAGATAGATGACGATCCACCACCCTTCTGA
- a CDS encoding HAD-IA family hydrolase has translation MKQCELVIFDCDGTLVDSLAAIARAANLGLADVGHTEAIPHSQVAQVVGLSLHEAVSVLLPGASEETITQGVQRYKFHYKQMVESGELTPPLFPGVRETLEAIHQADLPMAIATGKSRKGLLRSLSDHDLGHYFQVLTTADDAPSKPHPRMVELVLEQTGIDASKTLIVGDTDYDILMGREAGIATCAVTYGCHDRQQLARSKPDYWVERLDQLLPLLGLE, from the coding sequence ATGAAACAGTGTGAATTGGTGATTTTTGACTGTGACGGCACTCTGGTGGATAGCTTGGCGGCCATTGCCCGGGCGGCCAATCTGGGGTTGGCGGATGTGGGTCATACAGAGGCAATACCCCACTCCCAGGTGGCCCAGGTGGTGGGGCTCTCCCTCCACGAAGCGGTGAGTGTGTTGCTGCCGGGGGCCTCGGAGGAGACCATTACCCAGGGGGTGCAGCGCTATAAGTTTCACTATAAACAGATGGTCGAAAGCGGCGAGTTGACCCCCCCTCTCTTTCCAGGGGTGCGGGAAACCCTGGAAGCGATTCACCAGGCCGATTTGCCCATGGCCATTGCCACCGGTAAATCCCGCAAGGGGCTGTTGCGATCTCTCAGCGACCACGATCTGGGTCACTATTTTCAAGTTCTCACCACCGCCGACGATGCCCCATCCAAGCCCCATCCCCGGATGGTCGAGTTGGTTTTGGAACAGACCGGGATCGATGCAAGCAAAACCCTGATCGTGGGGGATACCGACTATGACATCCTGATGGGTCGGGAAGCGGGGATAGCGACCTGTGCGGTGACCTACGGCTGCCACGACCGCCAACAGCTGGCCCGCTCCAAACCCGACTATTGGGTCGAGCGCCTTGATCAATTGCTGCCTCTGCTGGGGCTTGAATAA
- a CDS encoding chemotaxis protein CheW: MNHTSDSRETVHKNDPTTRLPASKRDREVLQQRAKALAGGDLPKQERAQGELFLLVRLGPREHYGIPYRFTDEIISPVGLAAVPCSPGFIAGVINRRGELLTVVELKHFFGQDHLEMGPQARIVVVHAGEITAGVLVDEVIGNDRYLAGQLTPPLNPNGGAGKGVVEGIHKGRIAILDLEPLFASQTLAVRHEKGK; encoded by the coding sequence ATGAATCACACTTCTGATTCCAGAGAGACCGTTCACAAAAACGATCCCACCACCCGCCTGCCTGCCTCCAAGCGGGATCGGGAAGTTCTTCAGCAGCGGGCCAAAGCCCTGGCCGGAGGGGATCTTCCCAAGCAGGAGAGAGCCCAAGGGGAGCTGTTTTTATTGGTTCGACTGGGCCCCCGGGAACACTACGGCATTCCCTATCGATTTACCGATGAGATCATCTCTCCTGTGGGGTTGGCGGCAGTCCCATGTAGCCCGGGTTTTATCGCCGGGGTGATCAACCGCCGAGGGGAGTTGCTGACGGTGGTGGAGCTGAAACATTTTTTTGGCCAAGATCATTTGGAAATGGGACCCCAGGCTCGCATCGTGGTCGTTCATGCGGGGGAGATCACCGCTGGGGTGCTGGTGGATGAGGTGATCGGCAACGACCGTTATCTTGCTGGCCAGCTCACTCCCCCCCTCAACCCCAACGGCGGGGCGGGCAAAGGAGTGGTAGAGGGCATCCACAAGGGACGCATCGCCATTCTGGATCTGGAGCCCCTCTTTGCCAGCCAAACCCTCGCCGTTCGCCACGAAAAGGGAAAGTGA
- a CDS encoding chemotaxis protein CheW produces MNDIQQLLLLATPSRKLAVPLQNVVRVLPLAAWQPVPETPEWFLGLLNLAGEGLPILDLSLRLGLGEPGSYSIETPIVVIEAAEKRAGLVLQEVLGVQSVQTGGLQRTDLFAESNQPFLGLFQTREGELTLVLDPIRILDIVLTEMTPTDGVDAQLISQLELEAGT; encoded by the coding sequence ATGAATGATATTCAGCAACTGCTGCTTTTAGCCACTCCCTCCCGAAAACTGGCCGTGCCCCTGCAAAACGTTGTCCGGGTTTTGCCCCTGGCAGCCTGGCAACCGGTACCGGAAACGCCGGAATGGTTTTTGGGTCTTCTCAATCTGGCGGGAGAAGGGCTGCCCATTCTGGACCTCTCCCTGCGTCTGGGGCTGGGTGAGCCTGGTTCCTATTCCATAGAAACCCCCATCGTGGTGATCGAAGCGGCAGAAAAACGGGCCGGATTGGTGTTGCAGGAGGTGCTGGGTGTGCAGAGCGTCCAGACTGGCGGCTTGCAGCGAACCGATCTCTTTGCCGAAAGCAACCAGCCATTTTTGGGGCTTTTTCAGACCCGGGAGGGGGAGCTGACCCTGGTCTTGGATCCCATCCGCATATTGGATATCGTCTTGACGGAGATGACCCCGACCGATGGGGTGGATGCCCAGCTTATCTCCCAGCTGGAGCTGGAGGCTGGCACGTGA
- a CDS encoding tetratricopeptide repeat protein, translating to MTWEHTGKGGQQGPSPPDPECRAKVVAFISQRTGIVIRPHQLDNLNETLAALYERFNLADCQALLNHFQNLPDTSPELEFLISRITVGESYFFRDENQIAFLRDTWLPQTVAAKREAGELSLRIWSAGCSNGQEVVTLAILLQETIPDHPLWKIHLLGSDINTNSLSQAMIGRYPEWSFRATPMTLRQRYFISENNAWRVNETIRSMSQFAYLNLVDDTFPSVLSQTNGLDLILCRNVFIYFDPETVRRVLAKFVDCLVPGGYLILGASDLVLDQVPGCEARLHGDHLYFRKLTEAESSPPAQPSWQEISSPRSSPGWKGKSPPTSTTALKESWPPSAKPGKRSSAQPLPPASKVGIFTATQAPSTPDTPALLDPSTTRGTASTRQQLITRLAREEWQEALAELEQLAEGEKQHPLMGQFQAKIMANLGQMDQALELCQTAIAADPTDKHIYLIQGQAFLEAGRFGEAEKSLRRGIFLDRGFVECHFHLGMHLIQSKRRQAGIKALKNAARAIQSGHPDWQVHNARAISYSQLASVLQKELSVYDP from the coding sequence GTGACCTGGGAGCACACCGGCAAAGGAGGACAACAAGGCCCCTCCCCCCCGGATCCGGAGTGTCGGGCCAAAGTGGTTGCCTTCATCAGTCAGCGCACCGGCATCGTCATACGCCCCCATCAGCTGGACAATCTGAACGAAACCCTGGCAGCACTCTATGAACGCTTCAACCTGGCAGATTGCCAAGCCCTGCTGAACCATTTTCAAAATCTGCCCGACACCTCCCCGGAGCTGGAATTTTTGATCAGCCGCATCACCGTTGGGGAGAGCTATTTTTTTCGGGATGAAAACCAAATCGCCTTTTTGCGGGATACCTGGCTTCCCCAGACTGTGGCGGCCAAACGGGAGGCTGGGGAGCTGAGCTTACGCATCTGGAGTGCGGGCTGCTCCAACGGGCAGGAGGTGGTCACCCTGGCCATTCTGCTCCAGGAAACCATCCCCGACCATCCCCTCTGGAAGATTCATCTTTTGGGCAGCGACATCAACACCAATTCCCTGTCCCAGGCGATGATCGGCCGCTATCCCGAGTGGTCGTTTCGGGCTACCCCGATGACCCTGCGCCAACGCTATTTTATTAGCGAAAATAACGCCTGGCGGGTAAACGAAACCATTCGATCCATGTCCCAGTTCGCCTACCTCAATCTGGTAGACGACACTTTTCCGTCGGTATTGAGCCAGACCAACGGCCTGGATCTGATTTTATGCCGCAATGTTTTTATCTATTTTGATCCTGAAACCGTTCGCCGGGTGTTGGCCAAATTTGTCGACTGTCTGGTTCCCGGGGGATATCTCATTTTGGGAGCTTCGGATCTGGTGCTGGATCAAGTGCCCGGTTGTGAAGCCCGGCTCCATGGGGATCATCTCTACTTCCGAAAGCTGACCGAAGCCGAATCCTCCCCCCCGGCCCAACCCAGCTGGCAAGAGATATCCAGCCCCCGATCCTCCCCGGGATGGAAAGGTAAATCCCCTCCCACCTCGACCACGGCACTGAAAGAGAGTTGGCCCCCATCAGCCAAGCCCGGCAAGAGATCATCAGCCCAGCCCCTCCCCCCCGCCTCAAAGGTTGGGATTTTCACAGCCACCCAGGCCCCATCCACTCCGGACACGCCAGCCCTGCTCGATCCTTCCACAACCAGGGGCACAGCCTCCACCAGGCAACAGCTCATCACCCGGTTGGCCCGGGAAGAGTGGCAAGAGGCCCTGGCCGAACTGGAGCAGCTTGCAGAGGGTGAAAAACAACACCCGCTCATGGGGCAGTTTCAGGCCAAAATCATGGCCAACCTGGGTCAGATGGATCAAGCGCTGGAACTCTGCCAAACCGCCATCGCCGCTGACCCCACGGACAAACACATCTATCTGATTCAGGGTCAGGCTTTTCTGGAAGCGGGCCGTTTTGGGGAAGCGGAAAAAAGCCTGCGCCGGGGTATTTTTCTCGACCGGGGCTTTGTGGAGTGTCACTTTCATCTGGGAATGCACCTGATTCAATCCAAACGCCGTCAGGCAGGCATCAAAGCGCTCAAAAATGCCGCCCGGGCCATACAGAGTGGCCATCCCGACTGGCAGGTTCACAACGCCCGGGCCATCTCCTATTCCCAGTTGGCAAGTGTGTTGCAGAAAGAACTATCGGTTTACGACCCATGA
- a CDS encoding alcohol dehydrogenase catalytic domain-containing protein has product MRALVVDEKGGLALREDAPKPQPAGGEALIRVILAGICRTDQELVGGYKGFRGVLGHEFIGVVEAVADGASDLVGSRVVGEINHGCGRCDTCLKGEGGHCAQRRVLGIHGWDGALADYCVMPVENLHRVPSGVRDEQAVFVEPLAAALEILDRIHLRPSDKVTVIGDGKLGGLIVRVLRLSGCQLQVVGRHTHKLQTLAPLGVDVLMAEEAEDLPPSDVVVECSGSASGLTLAQKLVQPRGKIILKSTFRALSEISFTDLVVGEVTLAGSRCGPFAPALRLLAQGLVAVDSLIEEVYGLDQGLAAFKKAGKKGALKVLVKP; this is encoded by the coding sequence ATGCGGGCGCTGGTGGTGGATGAAAAAGGGGGGTTGGCCTTGCGGGAGGATGCCCCAAAACCCCAACCTGCCGGGGGGGAGGCGCTTATTAGAGTGATCCTGGCCGGTATCTGCCGCACTGATCAGGAGTTGGTGGGAGGGTATAAAGGGTTTCGGGGGGTGTTGGGTCATGAATTTATCGGCGTGGTGGAAGCCGTTGCCGATGGTGCCAGCGATCTGGTGGGCAGCCGGGTAGTGGGGGAAATCAACCACGGCTGTGGGAGGTGTGACACCTGTCTGAAAGGAGAGGGGGGGCACTGTGCCCAACGGCGGGTGCTGGGGATTCATGGTTGGGATGGGGCGTTGGCGGACTATTGCGTGATGCCGGTAGAAAATCTCCACCGTGTTCCTTCTGGGGTGAGGGATGAGCAGGCGGTCTTTGTGGAGCCCCTGGCCGCCGCCCTGGAAATATTGGATCGCATCCATCTGCGGCCCTCGGATAAGGTCACGGTGATTGGGGATGGCAAGCTGGGGGGATTGATTGTTCGGGTGCTGCGCTTGAGCGGTTGCCAGCTACAGGTGGTGGGGCGGCATACCCATAAGCTCCAAACCTTGGCCCCCTTGGGGGTCGATGTGTTGATGGCGGAAGAAGCGGAAGATTTACCCCCATCCGACGTGGTGGTGGAATGTTCCGGGAGCGCTTCGGGATTGACCCTGGCCCAAAAGCTGGTGCAACCCCGGGGAAAAATCATTTTGAAGAGCACCTTCCGGGCTCTGAGCGAAATATCCTTCACTGATCTGGTGGTGGGCGAGGTTACCCTGGCAGGCTCCCGCTGCGGCCCCTTTGCCCCGGCCTTGCGTCTTTTGGCTCAAGGGCTGGTGGCGGTGGATTCCCTGATCGAAGAAGTGTATGGCTTGGATCAGGGCTTGGCCGCTTTCAAAAAAGCCGGAAAAAAAGGCGCCCTGAAAGTTTTGGTCAAGCCATGA